In the Chryseobacterium sp. MYb264 genome, one interval contains:
- a CDS encoding tetratricopeptide repeat-containing sensor histidine kinase yields MYRLLIIITLIIFPIFPKAQDAVRQLETEYLNAKGKTAEQLNIAPRYATALFFHQLKSRSYEILNHNISVAAKQPDGKYAAILYAVQAMNYRLDNRESESLKSLEMANRYSLKTSNEEAKGYFHYAKGWILTRNNKTAEAVAAYLKAIYYYENSPTTSTLYGRFGNAAKELSAIYSNLHEYQLEEKYSKQFLLLASKQYDPNLIFDAYMRMGYVYEQKYAQNTTDFSVRNKAEQYYIMAISTFDKNKNAMVNRSSLSYAAINLANLYIDFDKGKALKYALLANKVSLETGDPIHIASSFGILAEIAINEKDYDLARSYFLKASAEIGKSSVRDPNIELSIQESLSRISEEQGHYQEALGYYKQYLNQYKNVYDQEKLDITKRLESQFEQERQEQKYTKLQWESDKRAQEIKLINMIRSRREQVYNNLKLVEENQRERLKFSELESEKKEQQLRMAKLETEQKNKDISSYKKLLIFKEKINTYYIIFLFIFIILVTVLLYAYKQRAKSMKQRDELHFLAIEKEKQNSKISTLTALLEGQEKERGRLARDLHDGLGGLLSGTKHQLSYLDLGHSGKIEEGISKSISQIDGAVEELRRVAHNLMPDLLMKYGLKAAIKDFASRISNNALEIHTEFMNCNHSLSKEKQLIIYRIIQELVNNSIKHAEASEIIIQLSEEEKVLHVTVEDNGKGFDYQNTDIRKTAGFHNIDLRVRFLKGTMSITSRLNTGTSAELQIPIH; encoded by the coding sequence ATGTACAGATTATTAATCATAATCACTTTAATTATTTTTCCGATTTTTCCCAAGGCACAGGACGCTGTACGCCAGTTGGAGACGGAATATCTTAATGCTAAAGGCAAAACAGCGGAGCAGTTGAATATTGCTCCCAGATATGCTACTGCCCTATTTTTTCATCAGTTAAAATCCAGATCCTACGAGATTCTGAATCATAATATTTCCGTTGCTGCCAAACAGCCTGACGGAAAATATGCTGCCATTCTGTATGCCGTTCAGGCGATGAATTACCGGCTGGATAACCGAGAGTCTGAATCTTTAAAAAGCCTGGAAATGGCAAACAGATACAGCTTAAAAACCAGCAATGAAGAAGCTAAAGGCTATTTTCATTATGCTAAAGGATGGATTCTGACCCGTAACAATAAAACCGCTGAAGCAGTGGCTGCCTATTTAAAGGCAATCTACTATTACGAAAACTCTCCCACTACTTCTACTCTGTATGGTAGATTTGGGAATGCTGCTAAAGAACTTTCGGCCATCTATTCTAATCTCCATGAATACCAGCTGGAAGAAAAGTACAGCAAACAGTTTCTGCTGCTGGCATCAAAGCAATATGACCCCAACCTGATCTTCGATGCGTATATGCGGATGGGATATGTATATGAACAAAAGTATGCTCAAAATACAACAGACTTCAGCGTTAGAAACAAAGCGGAACAGTACTATATCATGGCTATTTCAACATTTGATAAAAATAAAAATGCGATGGTCAACAGGAGCAGTCTTTCGTATGCTGCGATTAATTTAGCCAATCTGTATATCGATTTTGACAAAGGAAAGGCACTGAAATATGCTCTTTTAGCGAATAAAGTAAGCCTGGAAACAGGAGATCCTATTCACATCGCCTCTTCATTTGGAATCTTGGCTGAAATAGCCATTAACGAAAAGGATTATGATCTTGCCAGATCGTACTTTCTGAAAGCCTCCGCAGAAATAGGAAAAAGTTCTGTGAGAGATCCCAATATAGAACTTTCTATACAGGAGTCCCTATCCCGGATCAGTGAGGAACAGGGACATTATCAAGAGGCATTGGGGTACTATAAGCAGTATTTAAATCAGTATAAAAATGTATATGACCAGGAAAAACTTGATATTACCAAAAGATTAGAGTCGCAGTTTGAACAAGAAAGACAGGAGCAGAAGTACACCAAGCTGCAGTGGGAAAGTGATAAAAGGGCGCAGGAAATTAAACTGATCAACATGATCCGTTCCCGGCGTGAGCAGGTGTATAACAACTTAAAACTGGTAGAGGAAAACCAAAGGGAGCGATTGAAATTTTCGGAACTCGAATCTGAAAAAAAAGAGCAGCAGCTTCGTATGGCAAAACTTGAAACCGAACAAAAAAATAAAGACATCAGCAGCTATAAAAAGCTTCTGATATTCAAAGAAAAAATCAACACCTATTACATCATTTTTCTTTTCATCTTCATTATTCTGGTTACTGTATTGCTGTATGCTTATAAGCAGAGAGCCAAATCCATGAAACAACGAGACGAACTGCATTTTTTAGCGATTGAAAAAGAAAAGCAAAACTCAAAAATATCTACCCTTACGGCTCTTCTCGAAGGGCAGGAAAAGGAAAGAGGCCGCTTGGCCCGTGATCTTCATGATGGTTTAGGAGGACTGCTCTCCGGTACCAAGCATCAGCTTTCTTATTTAGACCTTGGCCATTCCGGAAAAATAGAAGAAGGTATTTCAAAGTCCATCAGCCAAATTGACGGAGCTGTGGAAGAACTCCGGCGGGTAGCCCATAATTTAATGCCTGATTTATTAATGAAGTACGGCTTAAAAGCAGCCATTAAAGATTTTGCTTCGCGGATTTCCAACAATGCCCTGGAAATCCACACGGAATTTATGAACTGTAATCATTCGCTAAGCAAGGAAAAACAGTTGATTATTTACAGAATCATTCAGGAACTGGTTAATAATTCCATTAAGCATGCCGAAGCATCGGAAATTATCATTCAGCTCAGTGAAGAAGAAAAAGTACTGCATGTAACTGTTGAAGACAACGGTAAAGGTTTTGATTATCAAAATACAGATATCCGTAAGACAGCAGGCTTTCATAATATTGACTTACGGGTCCGGTTTCTGAAAGGCACCATGAGCATCACTTCCAGGCTGAATACAGGAACCAGTGCAGAACTTCAAATACCAATTCATTAA
- a CDS encoding response regulator transcription factor gives MIKVAITDDHPLLLEGLKNILENSPEIEVTGCFRNVKEMNTGLSEQAVDILLLDINLADINSIEIIRPLKKKYSDLQIIILSVHNELPVINSTLAEGAMGYIQKNASVSEILEGISSVYSGKRFLCMQTHSILEKQSENGLNHVPKLTRREKEILAEAAKGLTTNQMAEKLFISPHTVESHRKNLIEKFQTANLSSAIKLAIEYGLIIE, from the coding sequence ATGATAAAAGTAGCCATAACAGATGATCACCCGCTTCTTTTAGAGGGGCTGAAAAACATTTTGGAAAATAGCCCCGAAATAGAGGTGACAGGCTGTTTCAGAAATGTAAAGGAAATGAATACGGGGCTTTCTGAGCAGGCCGTCGACATTTTATTGCTGGATATAAATCTCGCCGATATCAACAGCATTGAAATTATCAGGCCTCTGAAAAAAAAGTATAGCGATCTTCAGATTATTATCCTGAGTGTACACAATGAGCTTCCCGTTATCAACAGTACGCTTGCTGAGGGAGCTATGGGATATATCCAGAAAAATGCTTCCGTCTCCGAAATTCTGGAAGGCATAAGCTCCGTCTATTCAGGTAAACGCTTCTTATGTATGCAGACCCATTCTATCCTTGAAAAACAGTCTGAGAACGGGCTGAATCACGTCCCGAAACTGACACGGAGGGAAAAGGAAATTTTGGCGGAAGCCGCCAAAGGACTCACCACCAATCAAATGGCAGAAAAATTGTTTATCAGCCCTCATACAGTAGAAAGCCACAGGAAAAATCTTATCGAAAAATTTCAGACCGCCAATCTCAGTTCAGCCATTAAGCTGGCTATTGAATATGGTCTTATCATCGAATAA
- a CDS encoding 4'-phosphopantetheinyl transferase family protein: protein MVDKTISLSMKSKDKLYNGIITISDCPFERLREIRKDFLHMEEEMVFNSYPFQSRQFSYLQGKYSAKKALSALLNVPPGEILIDSGIFFQPIVKTEMPSHVKISVSHSKNISVGFAFDERILAGIDVEFNNHSKNWVELISATDEEKKLSYELSENQHILFWCSKESLAKALQIGFTSDLQIFEINGIRKTENYVEVSFRFFPHFKSYVFMNENFCIAIALPGNIDLDSSEILEIGHEITGF from the coding sequence ATGGTAGATAAAACCATTTCTCTTTCCATGAAAAGTAAGGACAAATTGTACAATGGAATCATCACGATTTCGGATTGTCCTTTTGAACGGCTTCGCGAGATCAGGAAAGATTTTTTGCACATGGAGGAAGAAATGGTTTTTAATTCTTATCCATTTCAAAGCAGACAATTTTCTTATTTGCAGGGAAAATACAGTGCGAAGAAGGCTCTTTCAGCGCTGTTAAACGTGCCCCCCGGCGAAATTTTAATTGATTCGGGAATTTTTTTTCAGCCTATTGTAAAAACAGAGATGCCGTCTCACGTAAAGATAAGTGTATCCCACAGCAAAAATATATCCGTGGGTTTTGCTTTTGATGAGAGAATTCTTGCCGGAATTGATGTGGAGTTTAATAATCACTCCAAAAACTGGGTGGAACTTATTTCCGCAACAGATGAGGAAAAAAAATTGTCATACGAGCTCAGTGAAAATCAACATATTTTATTCTGGTGCAGCAAAGAATCTTTGGCTAAAGCTTTACAGATTGGCTTTACTTCAGATCTGCAGATTTTTGAAATTAATGGAATCAGAAAAACAGAAAACTACGTTGAGGTATCTTTCCGGTTTTTTCCTCATTTTAAATCTTATGTTTTTATGAATGAAAACTTTTGTATTGCCATAGCATTGCCCGGAAATATCGATCTTGATTCTTCCGAAATACTTGAGATAGGGCACGAAATCACGGGGTTTTAG
- the fabD gene encoding ACP S-malonyltransferase: MKTLMFPGQGSQYKGMGKELFDRYPSETARASAILGYDIKKLCLEDPEKKLNNTEFTQPALYVVNSLGYREFLKNDSAPDFLIGHSLGEYNALQASGVFDFETGLKLVKKRGKLMAAAKNGGMAVVLGCDIETIKKILHKGYHEKTDIANYNTPSQTVLSGPVDGISEVLKDFENEGIKVVPLNVSAAFHSRYMDNASQLFRSFLDQFEFFPMQIPVISNKNATRYDEKDAKRTLSDQISHSVLWTDTILYLLNKGVTHFEEIGGQFLTKMVTEVKTVYDKNIIKQNWIQKKRRLFLLPFAGGNRYSYQFLQPYLEDFEWVPLELPGRGKRHKESLLDSFYDAMGDIYRQISTEIDTEHDVIYGHSLGAILGHWVTYRLEKAGKNPARLIVSGVPRPTIIDTDALKVLHQLPQKEFAERLIAMGGMPQTFIDNHTFFEYAEPILRADFKLLDSVSNYNGSRIKTPITAIMGTKETYAHKIEEWRNYSHGDIEFHHLEGGHFFINDHPETLSKLISKSL, encoded by the coding sequence ATGAAAACATTAATGTTTCCCGGACAGGGTTCCCAATATAAGGGGATGGGAAAAGAGCTTTTTGATCGGTATCCTTCTGAAACAGCGAGGGCATCGGCAATCCTCGGATATGATATTAAAAAATTATGTCTGGAAGATCCTGAAAAAAAATTAAACAACACCGAATTTACTCAGCCTGCATTGTATGTGGTGAATTCTTTAGGATACCGGGAGTTTTTAAAAAACGATTCCGCTCCCGATTTTTTGATTGGACATAGCTTAGGAGAATATAACGCGTTGCAGGCTTCGGGAGTTTTTGATTTTGAAACCGGATTAAAATTGGTGAAAAAAAGGGGCAAACTGATGGCTGCCGCTAAAAATGGCGGAATGGCTGTAGTCTTAGGGTGTGATATTGAAACAATTAAAAAAATCCTTCACAAAGGATATCACGAGAAAACAGATATTGCGAATTATAATACACCTTCACAGACTGTACTTTCTGGTCCGGTGGATGGTATTTCTGAGGTTTTAAAAGACTTTGAAAATGAAGGAATCAAAGTAGTTCCGTTAAATGTAAGTGCCGCTTTTCACTCGCGGTATATGGACAATGCATCTCAGTTGTTCCGTTCTTTTCTCGATCAGTTTGAGTTTTTTCCAATGCAGATTCCCGTGATTTCAAATAAGAATGCAACCCGTTATGATGAAAAAGATGCTAAGCGTACTTTGAGCGATCAGATCAGTCATTCTGTACTTTGGACGGATACTATTTTATATCTGCTGAATAAAGGAGTTACTCATTTTGAAGAAATCGGAGGACAGTTTTTAACCAAAATGGTCACGGAAGTTAAAACGGTTTATGATAAAAATATTATTAAACAAAACTGGATTCAAAAGAAACGACGTCTGTTTTTGCTGCCTTTTGCAGGTGGAAATCGGTATTCTTATCAGTTTTTGCAGCCGTATCTGGAGGATTTTGAATGGGTTCCGTTAGAATTGCCAGGCAGAGGAAAGCGTCACAAAGAATCACTTCTCGATTCTTTTTACGATGCGATGGGCGATATCTACCGACAGATCAGTACAGAAATAGATACTGAACATGATGTTATTTACGGACACAGTTTGGGCGCTATTTTAGGACATTGGGTGACGTACCGTCTTGAAAAAGCAGGGAAAAATCCGGCTCGATTGATCGTGAGTGGGGTTCCCAGACCTACGATCATCGATACAGATGCCCTCAAAGTGCTTCATCAGCTTCCTCAAAAAGAATTTGCTGAAAGATTGATCGCTATGGGCGGGATGCCGCAGACATTCATCGATAACCATACCTTTTTCGAATATGCCGAACCCATTCTAAGGGCTGATTTTAAATTGCTTGATTCCGTTAGCAATTACAACGGAAGCCGCATCAAAACACCAATCACAGCGATTATGGGAACAAAGGAAACTTATGCTCATAAAATTGAGGAATGGAGAAATTATTCTCATGGAGACATAGAATTTCATCACTTGGAGGGCGGTCATTTTTTTATCAATGATCATCCTGAAACGCTTTCAAAATTAATTTCAAAATCTTTATAA